Genomic DNA from Patescibacteria group bacterium:
CTGTTCGAGGATGCGCGTATCGCCCAGTCCAAGTGACATATCGGAGCTGAAACGCAGCTCGCCGGCATTCCCCTCTGGGAGTGCCGGTTTTTAAATTTAAAAGCAGAACCCCGCCGGTCGAGCTGAGCTCGATGGCGGGGGAACGATTTATTGATCACCCGGGTACCCGTAGAGGACGGGGGCATTGCTGTCCGGGATAGTGCTGTAGAGCGTGAAAAGTTGATTCACGACTGTGAGCACGCGGCTTGTGCCATGCCACCGATGGATTTCGCAGGCTTCCTTGAGCGCGTCGAGCCGCTCGAGAATGGGGTATTCGCGGGAGAATATGTCCATCCCGCCCAGTCGCCAGTGCATGAAGCGGGCGAGGGTTTTGATCTCATGTCCGGGCGTGAACGGTTCAAAGCCTCGTTCTTCGAGCTGACCCAAGATCATGTCCATCTCGTACCGGTCGTATGCATCAACGGCCACCAGGTCATCGGCGTTCGTGAGGATTTCAAAGACGGTGTATCGGTCACCACTCCGAATGCGGGGGAGTTCCAGGCACAAGGGAAGGAACATGCGCAAAAAAGCCGTAGGATTGCGAGCGATCTGTCGGATCGTGGGCGCGTCCATGGAGCCTCCCGGAAAGGGGACAGAAAAAGCTTACCTGCTTACGCGCGGAAAATCAAAATCTTCCGGCCGACCAGTTGGTTCTGGTGGCGGTACATGAGGGGATCAAAGGGTGTCGGCACATGTTTGTAGCCGAGTTCTTCCATGATCCGTACGGCGTCGAGTTCGAGAATCTCGTCGTCGACAACATGGAACGGAGCGGTGAGCACAACGATGCCGTCAGGTTTTAATGTTGTTTTCAAAATCGAGAAGCTCTCGCGGTAGAGGGTTTCGACGTAGTCAATCGTCGTCTGTACATCTTCGACAGATTCAACTCCCTTGCGCGGGCGACCGAGGTAGGTTTCCGTAATAATTGCGTCTACAGAATTCGGTGCCATCTTCGACGCGATGTCGGACGCCTTTGAGACGTACACTTCGGCCACTGGCATGGATGGATTCTCTGAACGAATCCAGTTCAAGTTAGCAATCGAGTCTTCAGCGGCCATCGCGGCGATGTCTCCACCAATTAACCGTTCAGCGCCGAGTAAGCCAGCTTCCATGAGCACAGTTCCAGAGCCACAGAATGGATCCATCACTGTCTTTCCGTTCATGTTTGAACCGGCCAAATTTACCATCATGCGAGCGAGCTTCGGGGGGAGCATGCCTTGCTTAGCATTACGACGTGGGCGTTCCATGTCGCGGTGTGACCAAACGTCTACATCCTGAACAGCCAAAGTCTTGCCAATCAAAATGTCATTCTTGCGAACAATGAAAACAAACTCCGCGCCCTTTTTGAGCAAGTCATTGTTCTTGATGACCACGCTCGACAATGTTGGTTCACGGGAAATAACGTAACGCGCAGAGCGACCAGCGTCCTTTAAGTACGTCTTAATATCAAAACCCAAGTTCTTCAGCTTT
This window encodes:
- a CDS encoding DNA methyltransferase; the encoded protein is MQSFALLGAHPNISLAEIHAATGSQPSWHEGEFGVFDDVQWAFGDLQNRLGGVQKLGSIVGSITNVDTKELAAFVGADLIEQFPEGKVHVGVSVYGEDGQKLGDTRAKLKNLGFDIKTYLKDAGRSARYVISREPTLSSVVIKNNDLLKKGAEFVFIVRKNDILIGKTLAVQDVDVWSHRDMERPRRNAKQGMLPPKLARMMVNLAGSNMNGKTVMDPFCGSGTVLMEAGLLGAERLIGGDIAAMAAEDSIANLNWIRSENPSMPVAEVYVSKASDIASKMAPNSVDAIITETYLGRPRKGVESVEDVQTTIDYVETLYRESFSILKTTLKPDGIVVLTAPFHVVDDEILELDAVRIMEELGYKHVPTPFDPLMYRHQNQLVGRKILIFRA